In Myxococcus stipitatus, a single window of DNA contains:
- a CDS encoding LuxR C-terminal-related transcriptional regulator translates to MLDTSLAPLRLMLVAEDPLARGALSRVLGEQGAELLVVAAGTRDELESSRGEAPDVVLWDTGLRPPDPEARLEAPELGAPLLALVTDESVGEQAVAAGARGLLFRDVAPAPLVAALMAVSRGLVVYEPGLAESRAPVRAGSSARAGSLGPDALTPREREVLALLAEGLSNKAIADRLSISDHTAKFHVNAVLSKLGVQRRTEAVVRAARMGLVTL, encoded by the coding sequence GTGTTGGACACCTCCCTCGCCCCCCTTCGCCTGATGCTCGTCGCGGAGGATCCGCTCGCCCGGGGAGCGCTCTCCCGGGTGCTGGGAGAGCAGGGGGCCGAGCTGCTGGTGGTCGCCGCGGGGACTCGGGACGAGCTGGAGTCCTCGCGCGGCGAGGCGCCGGACGTGGTGCTCTGGGACACCGGCCTGCGCCCTCCGGACCCGGAGGCCCGGCTGGAGGCGCCGGAGCTGGGCGCGCCCCTGCTCGCGCTGGTGACGGACGAGAGCGTGGGGGAGCAGGCCGTCGCGGCGGGGGCGCGAGGACTGCTGTTCCGCGACGTGGCCCCCGCGCCGCTCGTCGCGGCGCTCATGGCCGTCTCCCGGGGCCTCGTCGTCTACGAGCCCGGGCTCGCGGAGTCGCGCGCGCCCGTCCGCGCGGGGTCCTCCGCTCGCGCGGGCAGCCTGGGCCCGGACGCCCTGACGCCCCGGGAGCGCGAGGTGCTGGCCCTGCTCGCGGAGGGCCTGTCGAACAAGGCCATCGCGGACCGGCTCTCCATCAGCGACCACACGGCCAAGTTCCACGTCAACGCGGTGCTCTCCAAGCTGGGTGTCCAGCGCCGCACGGAGGCCGTCGTCCGCGCCGCGCGGATGGGCCTCGTCACGCTGTAG